One Streptococcus sp. S1 DNA window includes the following coding sequences:
- a CDS encoding TIGR01212 family radical SAM protein (This family includes YhcC from E. coli K-12, an uncharacterized radical SAM protein.), whose translation MKGMKSYNTLNDYYRTLFGEKTFKVPIDAGFDCPNRDGTVAHGGCTFCTVSGSGDAIVAPEAPIREQFYKEIDFMHRKWPDVKKYLVYFQNFTNTHDKVEVIRDRYEQAINEPGVVGINIGTRPDCLPDETLAYLAELTERMHVTIELGLQTTYEATSELINRAHSYDLYVETVKRIRKQVPKAEIVSHLINGLPGETHEMMVENVRRCVTDNEIDGIKLHLLHLMTNTRMQRDYHEGRLQLMSQEEYVKVICDQLEIIPKHIVIHRITGDAPRDMLIGPMWSLNKWEVLNAIETEMRRRGSTQGCKLEEKETADASTT comes from the coding sequence ATGAAGGGTATGAAATCCTACAATACCTTGAATGATTATTATCGAACCTTATTTGGAGAAAAGACCTTTAAAGTCCCTATTGATGCAGGCTTTGATTGTCCCAATCGAGACGGAACAGTCGCCCACGGTGGCTGTACTTTTTGTACGGTCTCGGGTTCAGGAGATGCCATTGTGGCCCCAGAAGCTCCGATTCGAGAACAGTTTTACAAAGAGATTGACTTTATGCATCGGAAATGGCCAGATGTGAAGAAGTACCTGGTCTATTTTCAAAATTTCACCAATACCCACGATAAAGTGGAAGTCATTCGAGATCGGTATGAACAGGCCATCAATGAACCAGGAGTGGTAGGAATCAACATTGGTACGCGTCCGGACTGTTTACCAGATGAGACCTTGGCCTACCTAGCGGAGCTGACAGAGCGCATGCATGTGACGATTGAGTTGGGTCTTCAGACGACTTATGAAGCGACTTCTGAATTGATCAATCGGGCCCATAGTTATGACCTCTACGTTGAAACAGTCAAGCGTATTCGCAAACAGGTGCCCAAGGCAGAGATCGTCTCCCATTTGATCAATGGCCTTCCTGGGGAGACGCATGAGATGATGGTGGAAAATGTTCGCCGTTGTGTGACCGATAATGAAATTGATGGAATCAAGTTGCACCTCTTGCATTTGATGACCAATACACGGATGCAACGAGACTATCATGAAGGAAGACTTCAACTCATGAGCCAGGAGGAGTATGTCAAGGTCATCTGTGACCAGTTGGAAATTATCCCCAAACACATTGTCATCCACCGGATTACAGGGGACGCGCCACGGGATATGTTGATCGGCCCTATGTGGAGCCTCAACAAATGGGAAGTCCTAAACGCTATTGAAACTGAAATGCGTCGGCGTGGAAGTACCCAAGGATGTAAGCTAGAAGAAAAGGAGACTGCCGATGCTTCGACCACTTGA
- a CDS encoding ABC transporter ATP-binding protein: MNNLIELQDVNLIRNGKALLKEINWQVKENECWAILGLNGAGKSTLLKLLMSEYWASSGQVTVLGTRFGEGGIPELRKRIGIVSSFISERLPEHLFAEQIVLTGHYKSSILYAAYGEEELNWARDMLTSIGASSLIGRKYRELSQGEKQTVLIARSLMDQPDLIIFDEASSGLDLFAREKLLRQIHHIKQLDHAPTMIYVTHHAEEITTDMTHVLLLKHGQVVEQGPKENILTPHVLSQFYEAPVSLIDLGDERLFVKPEIAH; encoded by the coding sequence ATGAATAATTTGATTGAACTACAAGACGTCAATTTGATCCGCAATGGAAAAGCCCTTTTAAAAGAGATTAACTGGCAAGTAAAAGAAAATGAATGTTGGGCGATTTTAGGCTTAAATGGAGCAGGAAAATCGACCCTCCTCAAACTGCTCATGTCTGAATACTGGGCTAGTTCTGGCCAGGTAACGGTCCTTGGAACTCGCTTTGGAGAAGGAGGAATTCCTGAGTTGCGGAAGCGTATTGGAATCGTAAGCTCTTTTATTTCAGAAAGACTGCCAGAGCATCTTTTTGCAGAACAAATTGTCCTAACCGGTCACTACAAGAGTAGTATTTTATATGCTGCATACGGAGAGGAAGAACTAAATTGGGCACGGGATATGCTGACTTCAATTGGGGCTAGCTCTTTGATCGGCCGCAAATACCGAGAGCTCTCCCAGGGAGAAAAGCAGACCGTTCTCATTGCACGAAGCCTCATGGACCAGCCAGATCTGATCATTTTTGACGAAGCTTCTAGTGGATTGGATCTCTTTGCCAGAGAAAAACTCCTCCGTCAGATCCATCATATCAAACAACTGGATCACGCGCCTACCATGATTTACGTCACCCACCATGCCGAGGAAATTACAACAGACATGACCCATGTCCTCTTACTCAAACATGGCCAAGTGGTCGAGCAAGGACCAAAGGAAAACATCCTAACTCCCCATGTCCTTAGCCAATTTTATGAAGCACCAGTATCCCTTATTGATCTTGGTGACGAGCGACTCTTTGTCAAACCAGAAATCGCACACTGA
- a CDS encoding cation:proton antiporter, translating into MELLLYTVIFSMILIVSNATNKLVPSLPLPLIQILLGIGWALFVPEENFHLDTELFLALVIGPLLFREAEEADITSVLKHWRVILYLIFPVIFISTISLGWAAHSLWLSLPLAACMAVGAALGPTDLVAFASLSERFSFPKRVSNILKGEGLLNDASGLVAFRVALAALATGSFSLGEAGVSLVISIIGGFAVGILTAFVNRWLQTLLLSVRASDIASELLLELSLPLLTFFLAEELHVSGIIAVVVSGILKASRFKHITLLEARVDTVSHTIWNTVNFILNGSVFVILGMELEMIAKPILSSPIYNNFLLVFSVFLLTALLFLIRFVMVYLFYWFRTVRLKKSLRNYLKDALLLTFSGVKGTVSIATILLIPTKIEKEYPILLFLVAGVTLVSFIAGLVVLPKLSEDKEETNDYLMQIAILNDVVMELEADLKNSKHKGPLYAAIDNYHGRIENLILGQENRLIQKDWEQLKLLILSIESDGLEQAYEEGKIRERGYRVYQRYLRNMEQRVNRNLSSRLTYYLLVSFRLLRLLVHEILTFGAGLRNWWTREDSKLETIDYDQIAALYLANTEIIIESLEDLKGIYRSSLISFLQESRLRETAIITSGAFVERVINRVKPNNIDEMLRGYYLERKIIFEYEAQHLITAKQARRMRQNVNELESYSLRESANTLPYDLIEYARNR; encoded by the coding sequence ATGGAACTACTCCTTTATACAGTGATCTTTTCGATGATTTTGATCGTCTCAAATGCCACGAATAAACTTGTGCCGAGCCTTCCTCTGCCCTTGATTCAAATTTTACTAGGGATTGGTTGGGCCCTCTTTGTGCCAGAAGAAAATTTTCATCTGGATACCGAACTCTTTCTGGCCTTGGTCATTGGCCCTCTCTTATTTCGAGAAGCAGAAGAAGCAGATATTACTTCCGTCTTAAAGCACTGGCGGGTCATCCTCTATTTGATTTTCCCAGTGATTTTTATCTCAACCATTAGTTTGGGCTGGGCAGCTCACTCCTTGTGGCTGAGCCTTCCTTTAGCAGCCTGTATGGCAGTAGGGGCGGCCCTTGGGCCTACAGACTTAGTAGCCTTTGCTTCTCTGTCAGAGCGCTTTAGCTTTCCAAAGCGGGTTTCGAATATCTTAAAAGGCGAAGGATTACTAAATGATGCCTCAGGTCTAGTTGCCTTTCGAGTGGCCTTGGCAGCCCTTGCGACCGGAAGTTTCTCTCTTGGAGAGGCAGGGGTTTCCTTAGTAATCTCCATTATTGGAGGATTTGCGGTGGGGATCTTGACGGCCTTTGTGAACCGTTGGTTGCAAACTTTGCTCTTGAGTGTTCGCGCCAGTGATATTGCCAGTGAATTGTTATTAGAACTGAGCCTCCCTCTGTTGACCTTCTTCCTAGCAGAAGAACTCCATGTCTCTGGTATCATTGCAGTAGTTGTGTCTGGGATCCTAAAAGCCAGTCGCTTTAAGCACATTACCCTCCTTGAAGCGCGGGTAGATACTGTGAGTCATACCATCTGGAATACGGTCAACTTTATCTTAAATGGGTCGGTCTTTGTCATCTTAGGAATGGAATTGGAAATGATCGCCAAGCCCATCTTAAGTAGTCCCATTTACAATAATTTTCTTTTAGTTTTTTCTGTCTTTCTGTTGACAGCCTTGCTCTTTTTGATTCGTTTTGTCATGGTTTACCTCTTTTATTGGTTCCGAACGGTTCGACTAAAAAAATCGTTGAGAAATTATCTAAAAGATGCCTTATTGCTGACCTTTTCGGGTGTGAAGGGGACGGTTTCGATTGCGACGATTCTTTTGATTCCAACCAAGATCGAAAAAGAATACCCCATCCTACTCTTTTTAGTGGCAGGAGTTACCCTTGTTAGCTTTATTGCAGGCTTAGTGGTACTTCCAAAATTATCAGAAGACAAGGAAGAAACCAATGACTACCTGATGCAGATCGCGATTTTAAATGATGTCGTCATGGAATTAGAAGCAGACCTAAAGAATAGCAAGCACAAGGGGCCCTTGTATGCGGCGATTGATAACTACCATGGTCGCATAGAAAACTTGATTCTAGGCCAAGAAAACAGGCTCATTCAAAAGGACTGGGAACAGTTGAAGCTCCTGATTTTGAGTATTGAAAGTGACGGCTTGGAACAGGCTTATGAAGAAGGGAAGATTCGAGAGCGGGGCTACCGCGTCTACCAACGCTATCTTCGCAATATGGAGCAACGTGTCAATCGCAATCTTTCGTCTCGTCTAACCTATTACCTCTTGGTGTCTTTCCGTCTCTTGCGTTTATTAGTCCATGAGATCTTAACCTTTGGAGCTGGCTTGCGAAACTGGTGGACCCGAGAGGACAGCAAGTTAGAGACCATTGATTATGACCAGATTGCGGCCCTCTATTTGGCCAATACAGAAATCATCATTGAAAGTTTGGAAGACCTCAAGGGGATTTATCGGAGCAGTTTGATTTCTTTCCTACAAGAATCTCGTCTGAGAGAGACAGCTATTATTACCAGTGGGGCCTTTGTGGAGCGGGTTATTAATCGCGTGAAACCAAATAATATCGATGAAATGTTGAGAGGTTATTATTTGGAGCGTAAGATTATTTTTGAATATGAAGCGCAACACCTGATTACCGCCAAGCAAGCGCGCCGTATGCGACAAAATGTCAATGAATTAGAAAGCTATTCCCTAAGAGAAAGTGCCAATACGCTTCCATACGATTTGATCGAGTATGCACGAAATCGATAA
- a CDS encoding tRNA (mnm(5)s(2)U34)-methyltransferase yields MLRPLEMAHQFLAEVITKEDVVVDATMGNGHDTAFLAQLAGQVYAFDIQEQALVNTQERLEKLGLQQVRLILDGHQHVDQYVETLKAAIFNLGYLPSADKSVITLPATTIEAMEKICARLEKGGRMAIMIYYGHEGGDIERDAVLDFVSQLPQKDYTATIYRTLNQVNQPPFLVMIEKLESYRHG; encoded by the coding sequence ATGCTTCGACCACTTGAAATGGCCCATCAATTTTTAGCAGAAGTCATCACCAAAGAAGATGTGGTGGTGGATGCGACCATGGGAAATGGACATGATACGGCCTTTTTAGCCCAACTTGCAGGCCAGGTCTATGCCTTTGATATTCAAGAGCAAGCCCTTGTAAATACCCAAGAAAGATTGGAAAAGTTGGGTCTTCAACAGGTCCGGTTGATTTTGGATGGCCACCAGCATGTGGACCAATATGTGGAGACCCTCAAAGCAGCTATTTTTAATCTGGGGTATCTGCCATCTGCAGATAAATCGGTCATTACTCTTCCAGCTACCACGATTGAAGCGATGGAGAAAATCTGTGCTCGCCTAGAAAAAGGTGGGCGAATGGCTATTATGATCTATTATGGTCATGAGGGAGGAGACATCGAGCGTGATGCAGTGCTGGATTTTGTCAGTCAGCTTCCTCAAAAAGACTATACAGCGACCATCTACCGGACACTGAATCAAGTGAATCAGCCACCGTTTTTGGTCATGATCGAAAAATTAGAAAGCTACCGTCATGGATAA